A segment of the Flavobacteriales bacterium genome:
ATTTACGATTCTCAGCGAGGTCATTCATCAACACCCGAATGATACGGAAATGGTCCGGCTCTATGCGGATATCGTGCTTGATGACTCCAAAGTCGCTGTCGTCTTTATCATTGATTGACTTTTTCAAACGGTGACGGTTCACCGTTCCGAGGTTATAGAATTTTTGATGCTCTGTAGCTTTGAAGACGGAATCTGCATAGTGGGGGTAATAGTTCCCGGTGATAATGGATTGAAGAAAGGAGAAGTTAAGATCCAGGTCTACGCCTATCAGTTTGGATAAAGAGTTGAAATCGCCCTCGAAATATTTTTGATCTTCCGGGGCAAGACGGTTGATGAATTTGATGGAGTCCGGGGTGATCATGGCCCGTGCCACCTCTATCCCCAACATGGTGGTGATGGATACCCAGATCACACTGTCCTTCCTCATGCGAAGGTTGGCACTGAACGAATGGTTTGTTTTACCGATGGTGGCTTGAGCTGCGATACGGGTACTCAGCCATTCGAATTGCAATTGGCTTTCTCTGAGTTTCGTAAAGAGATCGACCGGACTTTTATGTTCGGTAATAGTTGTAGCGGTCTTTTTTGTTGTTCGGCAGGCGGGTAACATCAGACCCAAAAAGGGGATCAGAAGGATAAAAAGGAAACGCTGCCCCTTTGATATGGGTTGTAACAGAGGTAATCTCACTTCTTTATTGGTCGTAGTATCTTCGGTCGTTGATCTTTTTCTCAAGCAACTGTGAAGGCAATCCAATAGCGCGTGCCTTGTGCCAGTACTCCAGTGCTTCTTCGGTTCTTCCCAGCTTGAAAAGAATATCTCCGTAATGTTCAAGGATGGTTGGCCTGTCTTTATCGGATAACTCCATGGCTTTCTTGATCCACTTCTCCGCTTCTTCATATTTCTCCAAACGGAACATCACCCAACCGTAGGTATCCAGGAAAGAAGCATTGTTTGGCTCAATAACCGTGGCTTTTTCCGCCATGCGTGCGGCCTTGTTCAGGCTATCGCCGCGTAATGAAAGATAGTAGCTGTAATTGTTCAGAACGTAAGCATTCCTTGGTTCCAGAGTCAGGGCTTTTTCATATGCACCATCCGATTCACGGTGTTGATTGAGGCCGTGATAAGCGTCGCCAAGATTGGTAAAAAACTGGCCTTTTACCACCGCATCATCCTGCGCGAAATCAAGACCGGCATTCAAGACATCTACGGCCTTTTTAAAATCTTTGGTTTGAATGTTGGCAAGTCCGTTTAGAAGATAAATGAGTCCCTGGGTTGGAAAGAGTTCCAACGCTTTTTGGCTTTCCTCGGCCATTGCCGGGAAATCTTCTAATTCGGATTCTATGATGAGCAGCTGTTTCCATACTGCAAATTTCTCGTGATCCAGGGAGATGGCTTTTCGGAATGCGTCACGTGCTTCTTCCAGCTTGTTCTCTCTGTACAGAAAGTCACCATACATAGCAAACGCTTTTGGTTCATTGGGGTGTGTGCGGACCATGATATCGCAAAGCTCCATGGCCTGGCCTGTAAGTGCGGGATAAGTTTCGGAAATAGAATAGTACGAAAGAAGAATCTTGATCTTGGTGTCTATGTTCGCATTTTCCTGTTGGAATCCGGCCTTGAGTTCTTCAAAAGATTTATCATCCTGGCCAATGGAGCGGTAATAGTCGGCCAACGAAAAATGTACGATCGGGTTTTCAGGGTCCACCTCCTTCAGCTTCAGAAATGCCTTCAGCGCTTCTTCCTCCATATCGTTGGCGAAATAAAGCTCGGCAAGCATGCCATAATATCTTCCTTCAGCCGGATTAGACTGGATCAGTTTGTTAATCTCAGCCACTGCTTCAGTCACCTTTCCCATCCGAA
Coding sequences within it:
- a CDS encoding DUF4292 domain-containing protein — its product is MRKRSTTEDTTTNKEVRLPLLQPISKGQRFLFILLIPFLGLMLPACRTTKKTATTITEHKSPVDLFTKLRESQLQFEWLSTRIAAQATIGKTNHSFSANLRMRKDSVIWVSITTMLGIEVARAMITPDSIKFINRLAPEDQKYFEGDFNSLSKLIGVDLDLNFSFLQSIITGNYYPHYADSVFKATEHQKFYNLGTVNRHRLKKSINDKDDSDFGVIKHDIRIEPDHFRIIRVLMNDLAENRKFETNYSKFKEIDGQWFPHELEVDINDKEKTYVRLAHSKVTLNKPQRFPFNVPD
- a CDS encoding tetratricopeptide repeat protein, whose translation is MKSLIRPYLFLILTATLVGTGCKSHEVAQSGVSSKTKVLDEKDQLTVTRLFYSAAKEKVLGNLDIAVNLYNQCLRIDPANHAVMYELATVFNNTGRYEDALGFARKAVSLDPQNKWYQLLLAKVCMNNRLYEDAISVYRRLLKDDPENLEYVYELAAVQITAGKLEAAIKTYQEVEDRMGLDEDLIVQKERLYLRMGKVTEAVAEINKLIQSNPAEGRYYGMLAELYFANDMEEEALKAFLKLKEVDPENPIVHFSLADYYRSIGQDDKSFEELKAGFQQENANIDTKIKILLSYYSISETYPALTGQAMELCDIMVRTHPNEPKAFAMYGDFLYRENKLEEARDAFRKAISLDHEKFAVWKQLLIIESELEDFPAMAEESQKALELFPTQGLIYLLNGLANIQTKDFKKAVDVLNAGLDFAQDDAVVKGQFFTNLGDAYHGLNQHRESDGAYEKALTLEPRNAYVLNNYSYYLSLRGDSLNKAARMAEKATVIEPNNASFLDTYGWVMFRLEKYEEAEKWIKKAMELSDKDRPTILEHYGDILFKLGRTEEALEYWHKARAIGLPSQLLEKKINDRRYYDQ